From a single Cupriavidus taiwanensis LMG 19424 genomic region:
- a CDS encoding aminodeoxychorismate/anthranilate synthase component II has product MLLMIDNYDSFTYNLVQYFGELGVDVRTYRNDEITIEEIEALKPDHICVSPGPCSPKEAGISVAALQHFAGKIPMLGVCLGHQAIGEAFGGKVIRAKQVMHGKVSTIETTQQGVFAGLPKHFDVTRYHSLAIERETLPDCLEITAWTPDGEIMGVRHKTLAVEGVQFHPESILSEHGHAMLANFVKAPR; this is encoded by the coding sequence ATGCTGCTGATGATCGACAACTACGATTCGTTCACCTACAACCTGGTCCAGTACTTCGGCGAACTGGGCGTGGACGTGCGCACCTATCGCAACGACGAGATCACCATCGAGGAAATCGAGGCGCTGAAGCCCGACCACATCTGCGTGTCGCCCGGCCCGTGCAGCCCGAAAGAGGCCGGCATCTCGGTCGCGGCGCTGCAGCACTTCGCCGGCAAGATCCCGATGCTGGGCGTATGCCTGGGCCACCAGGCCATCGGCGAAGCCTTCGGCGGCAAGGTGATCCGGGCCAAGCAGGTGATGCACGGCAAGGTCAGCACTATCGAGACCACGCAGCAAGGCGTCTTCGCCGGGCTGCCCAAGCACTTCGACGTGACGCGCTATCATTCGCTGGCGATCGAGCGCGAGACCCTGCCCGATTGCCTGGAGATCACCGCCTGGACCCCGGACGGCGAGATCATGGGCGTGCGCCACAAAACGCTCGCCGTCGAAGGCGTACAGTTCCATCCCGAGTCGATCCTGTCCGAGCATGGCCATGCGATGCTGGCCAACTTCGTCAAGGCGCCGCGATGA
- the trpD gene encoding anthranilate phosphoribosyltransferase yields MITPQEALTRCIEHREIFHDEMLHLMRQIMQAQISPVMAAAILTGLRVKKETIGEISAAAQVMREFANKVAVKDRENFVDIVGTGGDGSHTFNISTASMFVAAAAGAKIAKHGNRGVSSKSGSADVLEALGVNIMLTPEQVGQCIEETGIGFMFAPTHHPAMKNVAPIRKEMGVRTIFNILGPLTNPADAPNILMGVFHPDLVGIQVRVMQRLGAQHAIVVYGKDGMDEVSLGAATLVGELKDGEVREYEIHPEDFGLSMISNRGLKVADAAESKEMLLEALSNAPGTPREIVSLNAGTALYAANVADSVEDGIRRAREAIASGAARQKLDAFVRATQQFKA; encoded by the coding sequence ATGATCACGCCGCAAGAAGCCCTGACGCGCTGCATCGAGCACCGCGAAATCTTCCATGACGAGATGCTGCACCTGATGCGGCAGATCATGCAGGCGCAGATCTCGCCGGTGATGGCCGCCGCGATCCTGACCGGTCTGCGCGTCAAGAAGGAAACCATCGGCGAGATCTCCGCCGCCGCGCAGGTGATGCGCGAGTTCGCCAACAAGGTGGCGGTGAAGGACCGCGAGAACTTCGTCGATATCGTCGGCACCGGCGGCGATGGCTCGCACACGTTCAATATCTCGACCGCGTCGATGTTCGTCGCCGCCGCCGCGGGCGCGAAGATCGCCAAGCACGGCAACCGCGGCGTCAGCTCCAAGTCCGGCAGCGCCGACGTGCTGGAGGCGCTGGGCGTGAACATCATGCTGACCCCCGAGCAGGTCGGCCAGTGCATCGAAGAAACCGGCATCGGCTTCATGTTTGCGCCCACGCACCACCCGGCGATGAAGAACGTCGCGCCGATCCGCAAGGAAATGGGTGTGCGGACCATCTTCAATATCCTGGGGCCGCTGACCAACCCGGCCGATGCGCCCAACATCCTGATGGGCGTGTTCCACCCCGACCTGGTCGGCATCCAGGTGCGGGTGATGCAGCGCCTGGGCGCGCAGCACGCCATCGTGGTGTACGGCAAGGACGGCATGGACGAGGTCTCGCTCGGCGCCGCCACGCTGGTGGGCGAACTGAAGGACGGCGAAGTGCGCGAGTACGAGATCCATCCCGAGGACTTCGGCCTGTCGATGATTTCCAACCGCGGCCTCAAGGTTGCCGACGCTGCCGAATCGAAGGAAATGCTGCTCGAGGCGCTATCGAACGCGCCGGGCACGCCGCGCGAGATCGTGTCGCTGAACGCCGGCACCGCGCTGTACGCCGCCAACGTGGCGGACTCGGTCGAAGACGGCATCCGCCGCGCGCGCGAGGCCATCGCCAGCGGCGCGGCACGGCAGAAGCTCGACGCCTTCGTGCGGGCCACGCAGCAGTTCAAGGCCTGA
- the trpC gene encoding indole-3-glycerol phosphate synthase TrpC, translated as MSDILQKILAVKADEVAAARKRRDLPSLRAEAESLRSEAGLAPRGFERALRDKIAAGHAAVIAEIKKASPSKGVLREQFLPEAIAESYATHGAACLSVLTDEHFFQGHADYLKRARGACPLPALRKDFMVDLYQVYEARTWGADCILLIVAALDHGLMAELEACALELGMDVLVEVHGDDELEAALRLKTPLLGVNNRNLRTFEVSLDNTLDLLPHIPADKLVVTESGILAPADVKRMRDANVHAFLVGEAFMRAKEPGVELARLFG; from the coding sequence ATGTCCGACATCCTGCAAAAGATCCTGGCCGTCAAGGCCGACGAAGTCGCCGCCGCGCGCAAGCGGCGCGACCTGCCCAGCCTGCGCGCCGAGGCCGAAAGCCTGCGCAGCGAGGCCGGCCTCGCGCCGCGCGGCTTCGAGCGCGCGCTGCGCGACAAGATCGCGGCCGGCCACGCCGCGGTGATCGCCGAGATCAAGAAGGCCTCGCCGTCCAAGGGCGTGCTGCGCGAGCAGTTCCTGCCCGAGGCCATCGCCGAGAGCTATGCCACGCATGGCGCGGCCTGCCTGTCGGTACTGACCGACGAGCACTTCTTCCAGGGCCACGCCGACTACCTGAAGCGCGCCCGCGGCGCCTGCCCGCTGCCGGCGCTGCGCAAGGACTTCATGGTCGACCTGTACCAGGTCTATGAAGCGCGCACCTGGGGAGCCGACTGCATCCTGCTGATCGTCGCCGCGCTGGACCATGGCCTGATGGCGGAGCTGGAAGCGTGCGCGCTGGAACTCGGCATGGACGTGCTGGTGGAAGTGCACGGCGACGATGAGCTGGAAGCCGCGCTGCGGCTGAAGACGCCGCTGCTGGGCGTAAACAACCGCAACCTGCGCACCTTCGAGGTGTCGCTGGACAACACGCTGGACCTGCTGCCGCATATTCCGGCCGACAAGCTGGTGGTGACCGAATCGGGCATCCTCGCGCCGGCGGACGTGAAGCGCATGCGCGATGCCAATGTGCACGCGTTCCTGGTGGGCGAGGCCTTCATGCGGGCGAAGGAACCCGGGGTGGAGCTGGCGCGGTTGTTTGGTTGA
- a CDS encoding CYTH domain-containing protein, with protein sequence MPQEIELKLAVPDAALAPLAAWLDANGQPQGKGTLLNVYLDTPERHLARARAALRLRRKGEQWLQTLKTAGSSQGGLATRHEWETAIAGEAIELHSFPAEAQAVLAPLIGSLAPVFRTDFIRRTWIVTQDGARIEAALDTGTISAPSSAAQERIQELELEWLDGDAAHAADALRAFAARLAAVAALAPSDLSKAARGYRLAGIAEGKAS encoded by the coding sequence ATGCCCCAGGAAATCGAACTCAAACTCGCCGTCCCCGACGCCGCGCTGGCCCCGCTGGCCGCGTGGCTCGACGCCAACGGCCAGCCGCAAGGCAAAGGCACGCTGCTCAACGTCTACCTCGACACACCCGAGCGTCACCTGGCCCGGGCGCGCGCCGCGCTGCGCCTGCGCCGCAAGGGCGAGCAGTGGCTGCAGACGCTGAAGACCGCCGGCAGCAGCCAGGGCGGCCTGGCCACGCGGCATGAGTGGGAGACCGCCATCGCCGGCGAGGCCATCGAGCTGCACAGCTTTCCCGCAGAGGCGCAAGCCGTTCTGGCGCCGCTGATCGGCAGCCTGGCGCCGGTATTCCGCACCGACTTCATCCGCCGCACCTGGATCGTCACGCAGGACGGCGCGCGCATCGAAGCCGCGCTCGACACCGGCACCATCAGCGCGCCAAGTAGTGCCGCGCAGGAGCGCATCCAGGAACTCGAGCTGGAATGGCTCGATGGCGACGCCGCGCACGCCGCGGATGCGCTGCGTGCCTTCGCCGCACGGCTTGCCGCCGTGGCTGCGCTGGCGCCGTCGGACCTGAGCAAGGCCGCGCGCGGCTACCGCCTGGCGGGAATCGCCGAGGGCAAGGCGTCATAA
- a CDS encoding uracil-DNA glycosylase, which translates to MQADLFAEAPRAPGEPSPAASLQAQADALPAAWRALLEPCIAVPAWRELAAFVDGERAAGKPVFPHHVFHALHLTPPDAVKVVILGQDPYHGTGTVGGVELPQAHGLAFSVPEGIKVPPSLRNIFKEIAAEFGADGNCPPRTSGNLEGWARQGVLLLNTVLTVEQGQAASHARRGWEAVTDCLIQHLAASRPNLVFMLWGSHAQAKKPLLGAGHCVLKAPHPSPLSAHRGFLGCGHFREANRWLQAHGRTPVDWTAA; encoded by the coding sequence ATGCAAGCCGATCTATTTGCCGAGGCGCCACGCGCCCCCGGCGAACCCTCCCCCGCCGCCAGCCTGCAAGCCCAGGCCGACGCCCTGCCCGCCGCCTGGCGCGCCTTGCTCGAGCCCTGCATCGCCGTTCCGGCGTGGCGCGAGTTGGCCGCCTTTGTCGACGGCGAGCGCGCCGCCGGCAAGCCCGTGTTCCCGCACCATGTCTTCCACGCGCTGCACCTGACGCCGCCCGACGCGGTCAAGGTGGTGATCCTGGGCCAGGACCCCTACCACGGCACCGGCACGGTCGGCGGGGTGGAGCTGCCGCAGGCGCACGGGCTCGCCTTCTCGGTGCCCGAAGGCATCAAGGTGCCGCCCAGCCTGCGCAACATCTTCAAGGAAATCGCCGCGGAATTCGGCGCCGACGGCAACTGCCCGCCGCGCACTTCCGGCAACCTGGAAGGTTGGGCGCGCCAGGGCGTGCTGCTGCTCAACACCGTGCTGACCGTCGAGCAGGGCCAGGCCGCCAGCCATGCGCGGCGCGGCTGGGAAGCGGTCACCGATTGCCTGATCCAGCACCTCGCCGCAAGCCGGCCGAACCTGGTGTTCATGCTGTGGGGCAGCCATGCCCAGGCCAAGAAGCCGCTGCTGGGCGCGGGCCACTGCGTGCTGAAAGCGCCGCACCCGTCGCCGTTGTCGGCGCACCGGGGCTTCCTCGGCTGCGGCCACTTCCGCGAGGCCAACCGCTGGCTGCAGGCCCACGGCCGCACGCCGGTCGACTGGACCGCCGCCTAG
- a CDS encoding acylphosphatase → MNKATWRLVAHGRVQGVGYRAACADAADDLGLGGWVRNRADGTVEVMAHGTVRQLEALQAWMETGPPAAQVTFVEVGRGDGEFAGFELRPTV, encoded by the coding sequence ATGAACAAGGCAACCTGGCGCCTGGTCGCGCATGGGCGCGTGCAGGGCGTGGGCTATCGCGCCGCCTGCGCCGACGCGGCGGATGATCTCGGCCTGGGCGGCTGGGTGCGCAACCGGGCCGACGGCACGGTCGAGGTGATGGCGCATGGCACGGTCAGGCAGCTGGAAGCGCTGCAGGCGTGGATGGAGACCGGCCCGCCGGCGGCGCAGGTGACGTTTGTCGAGGTCGGGCGCGGAGACGGTGAGTTCGCCGGCTTCGAACTCCGGCCGACGGTCTAG
- a CDS encoding ABC transporter permease, whose protein sequence is MMPPADRNAAQPAPGFDSQLLRAPPNRFDLALLPIILAVIVMIAFAAQQMNVPFRPDQPLAVHLDVAYLPYYLMRTSVRMLAALAASLLFSLAFAALASKSRSAEKVLVPALDILQSIPVLGFLSITVTGFIALFPGNLAGVECAAIFAIFTSQAWNMAFSLYQSFRTIPGDLLEAAAMFRLSPWQRFWRLEVPYAMPGLLWNMMMSMSGGWFFVVASEAISVSGHDIRLPGIGSYIALAIQQQDLAAIGWAIVAMLAGILLYDQLLFRPLVAWADRFRFETLAQDKLPQSWLLDLLRRSAWAGALLAQAAALGSRTLAWGARGRAPAPARPIDPRRARWLGRARDTAIVLVALAALLRVGYFVHSEVGWSEVVHVLWLGTLTMVRVIVLIALAALVWVPIGIRIGLNPDLARIAQPVAQFLAAFPANLMFPLAVMLIARFGLNPEIWLSPLLIFGTQWYILFNVIAGASGIPTELRLAARNFGLRGWLLWKRFLIPAVFPSLLTGLVTAAGGSWNASIVSEYVTWGDRTIVATGLGSYIAETTARGDFPRIALGIVVMALFVVGFNRLLWNRLYQLAQERTRL, encoded by the coding sequence ATGATGCCACCCGCCGACCGCAACGCGGCCCAGCCCGCTCCGGGCTTTGACAGCCAGCTGCTGCGCGCCCCGCCCAACCGCTTCGACCTGGCGCTGCTGCCGATCATCCTTGCGGTGATCGTGATGATCGCGTTCGCCGCGCAGCAGATGAATGTCCCGTTCCGCCCCGACCAGCCGCTGGCGGTGCATCTGGACGTGGCCTACCTGCCCTACTACCTGATGCGCACCAGCGTGCGCATGCTGGCCGCGCTGGCGGCGTCGCTGCTGTTCTCGCTGGCCTTCGCCGCGCTGGCGTCCAAGAGCCGCAGCGCGGAAAAGGTGCTCGTGCCCGCGCTCGACATCCTGCAGTCGATCCCGGTGCTGGGCTTCCTGTCGATCACCGTGACCGGGTTCATCGCCCTGTTTCCGGGCAACCTGGCGGGCGTGGAGTGCGCGGCGATCTTTGCCATCTTCACCTCGCAAGCCTGGAACATGGCGTTCAGCCTGTACCAGTCGTTCCGCACCATCCCGGGCGACTTGCTGGAGGCCGCGGCGATGTTCCGGCTGTCGCCGTGGCAGCGCTTCTGGCGGCTGGAAGTGCCGTACGCCATGCCGGGGCTGCTGTGGAACATGATGATGTCGATGTCCGGCGGCTGGTTCTTCGTGGTCGCGTCCGAGGCGATCTCGGTATCGGGCCACGATATCCGGCTGCCCGGCATCGGCTCCTATATCGCGCTGGCGATCCAGCAACAGGACCTGGCCGCGATCGGCTGGGCCATCGTGGCAATGCTGGCGGGCATCCTGCTGTACGACCAGTTGCTGTTCCGCCCGCTGGTGGCCTGGGCCGACCGCTTCCGCTTCGAGACCCTGGCGCAGGACAAGCTGCCGCAGTCGTGGCTGCTGGACCTGCTGCGGCGCTCGGCGTGGGCAGGGGCTTTGCTGGCGCAGGCCGCGGCGCTGGGCTCGCGCACGCTGGCGTGGGGCGCGCGCGGGCGTGCGCCGGCGCCGGCCAGGCCGATCGATCCGCGCCGCGCGCGATGGCTGGGCCGTGCGCGCGATACGGCGATCGTGCTGGTCGCGCTGGCCGCGCTGCTGCGCGTGGGCTATTTCGTCCACAGCGAGGTGGGCTGGTCCGAAGTGGTCCATGTGCTGTGGCTGGGCACGCTGACCATGGTGCGGGTGATCGTGCTGATCGCGCTTGCGGCGCTGGTGTGGGTGCCGATCGGCATCCGCATCGGCCTGAACCCGGACCTGGCGCGCATCGCGCAACCCGTCGCCCAGTTCCTGGCCGCGTTCCCGGCCAACCTGATGTTCCCGCTGGCGGTAATGCTGATCGCGCGCTTCGGGCTGAATCCCGAGATCTGGCTAAGCCCGCTGCTGATCTTCGGCACCCAGTGGTACATCCTGTTCAACGTGATCGCGGGGGCGTCGGGCATCCCCACGGAACTGAGGCTTGCCGCGCGCAACTTCGGCCTGCGCGGGTGGCTGTTGTGGAAGCGCTTCCTGATTCCGGCGGTGTTCCCCAGCCTGCTGACCGGCCTGGTGACTGCAGCGGGCGGCTCGTGGAACGCCAGCATCGTGTCTGAATACGTGACCTGGGGCGACCGCACCATCGTCGCCACCGGCCTCGGCAGCTATATCGCCGAGACCACCGCGCGCGGCGACTTCCCCCGCATTGCGCTGGGCATCGTCGTGATGGCGCTGTTCGTGGTCGGCTTCAACCGGCTGCTGTGGAACCGCCTGTACCAACTCGCGCAGGAGCGCACACGCTTGTAA
- a CDS encoding ABC transporter ATP-binding protein, which yields MAENIATPTAAAVIELRGVGKVFRTASQSDRAVLEGVDLTLREGEIVAMLGKSGSGKSTLLRIMAGLVGADRGEVRFRGQRLAGTAEGIAMVFQSFALFPWLTVQQNVELGLEAQGVPRAERERRAEAAIDMIGLAGFNSALPRELSGGMRQRVGIARALVTEPDLLLMDEAFSALDVLTGETLRDEMLALWESGRANIKGILIVSHNIEEAVMMADRIVILSSDPGRIRAEVPVALPRPRNRDSAQVRALVDQIYALMTAPAAEARVPAHAREIGYRLPDADISQMEAILDLLCEAPFHCRADLPHLADEAGLTDDELLPACEALQLVQLVSIEAGDIAATDAGRAYYAAGPQQRKAIFGRQLLANVALAAHVRRELVASEAGEIREEQVLEELEQFLKPAEAERVLSVAIGWGRYGEIFEYSYHSGMLTLPEDEGAAGHGI from the coding sequence ATGGCAGAGAACATTGCAACCCCCACCGCCGCGGCGGTGATTGAACTGCGCGGCGTCGGCAAGGTCTTCCGCACCGCCAGCCAGAGCGACCGCGCCGTGCTCGAGGGCGTCGACCTGACCCTGCGCGAGGGCGAGATCGTCGCCATGCTGGGCAAGTCCGGCTCGGGCAAGTCCACGCTGCTGCGCATCATGGCTGGGCTGGTCGGTGCCGACCGCGGCGAGGTGCGTTTCCGCGGCCAGCGCCTGGCCGGCACCGCCGAGGGCATCGCCATGGTGTTCCAGTCTTTCGCGCTGTTTCCGTGGCTGACGGTGCAGCAGAACGTGGAACTGGGACTCGAGGCGCAGGGCGTGCCCCGGGCCGAGCGCGAGCGCCGCGCCGAGGCCGCGATCGACATGATCGGCCTGGCGGGCTTCAACAGCGCGCTGCCGCGCGAGCTGTCAGGCGGCATGCGGCAGCGCGTTGGCATCGCGCGCGCGCTGGTGACCGAGCCCGACCTGCTGCTGATGGATGAAGCGTTCTCGGCGCTGGACGTCCTGACCGGCGAGACCTTGCGCGACGAGATGCTGGCGCTGTGGGAAAGCGGGCGCGCCAATATCAAGGGAATCCTGATCGTTTCGCACAATATCGAAGAAGCGGTGATGATGGCCGACCGAATCGTGATCCTGTCGAGCGACCCGGGCCGCATCCGCGCCGAAGTGCCGGTGGCGCTGCCGCGCCCGCGCAACCGCGACAGCGCGCAGGTGCGCGCGCTGGTCGACCAGATCTACGCGCTGATGACGGCCCCGGCGGCCGAGGCGCGCGTGCCGGCGCACGCGCGCGAGATCGGCTACCGGCTGCCGGACGCCGACATCAGCCAGATGGAAGCCATCCTCGACCTGCTGTGCGAGGCGCCCTTCCACTGCCGCGCCGACCTGCCCCACCTGGCCGACGAAGCCGGCCTGACCGACGACGAGCTGCTGCCGGCCTGCGAAGCGCTGCAACTGGTGCAGCTGGTGTCGATCGAGGCCGGCGACATCGCCGCCACCGACGCGGGTCGCGCCTACTACGCCGCCGGGCCACAGCAGCGCAAGGCGATCTTCGGCCGGCAACTGCTCGCCAACGTCGCGCTGGCCGCGCATGTGCGCCGCGAGCTGGTGGCGAGCGAAGCGGGAGAGATCCGCGAGGAACAAGTGCTCGAAGAGCTGGAGCAGTTCCTCAAGCCGGCCGAGGCCGAACGCGTGCTGAGCGTGGCGATCGGATGGGGGCGGTATGGGGAGATCTTCGAGTACAGCTATCACAGCGGGATGCTGACGTTGCCGGAGGACGAGGGGGCTGCCGGGCACGGCATTTAA
- a CDS encoding FUSC family protein, protein MQYAHDPRTFLYSHYVYRGLRSATGVIGATLIALHFSDLPTAMVVSMGALCTSLMDLPSPLNHKFNEMLASVLLCSVVTLVVALATPFPRVMPFLLVLVTFMAGMMTVYGNKTLPLQFAALFVMTLTINEDFLVRRALEHAALFSIGAVAYLGYAMLVSWVTERRTRQQVLAESLYELAGYLEIKAGFYDAGNDFEAQFNQLVRQQIVVAERQQAARDLVLRGNRTPHDGLLVQVHLRMLDLYEYILSTNTDYPMLRQTFAGTPVLDHLRGLVMQMCKDVEEIAYEVTRGRGSYATVEYRPGLRAVEAEIAQLRHHHINPAAMTALVETLDMMRGAITLIGQLHEASRTPVEPAKVLPGSDMTPFLTRQKYELSVLRDNLKWSSPAFRFALRVSMAVALGLWIAERLPYVSHSYWILLTIIVILKPNFSMTKQRYNDRVIGTLIGCVVSVAILKVVHQPLILLGVLFLSLVASAAFVTIKYRYTAIAACIQVLIQIHLLMPGSPTVAGERLVDTVIGGIIASLFSFVLPSWEYRAIPKLVEAVLQANRRYIAATRDLLLRRAKDDFAYRVQRKQFMDNLSALISSFQRMLDEPKSRHRAVDNLNRFIVQNYLVAAHVAAARIQVRQHYDELDIPAAEAAIEQATEAASHSLQVASERLHADERGGGRGAGFIRRETVAADAGKPVAAGAEAAAQAAVQAAPEQVVETVTPEAAEVAEAAEDAAAERRARLADSADKRRTDTLVQAAAAGESSEQAGATSSSTGRPANAVLERRLRALREDAAKIALRTGAIGRAMRARS, encoded by the coding sequence ATGCAATACGCGCACGACCCCCGCACCTTCCTGTATTCGCACTATGTGTACCGGGGGCTGCGCTCGGCCACGGGCGTGATCGGCGCGACGCTGATCGCGCTGCATTTCAGCGACCTGCCCACCGCGATGGTGGTGTCGATGGGCGCGCTGTGCACCAGCCTGATGGACCTGCCCAGCCCGCTGAACCACAAGTTCAACGAGATGCTGGCCAGCGTGCTGCTGTGCAGCGTGGTCACGCTGGTGGTGGCGCTGGCCACGCCGTTTCCGCGCGTGATGCCGTTCCTGCTGGTGCTGGTGACGTTCATGGCCGGCATGATGACGGTGTACGGCAACAAGACGCTGCCGCTGCAGTTCGCCGCGCTGTTCGTGATGACGCTCACGATCAATGAAGACTTCCTCGTGCGGCGTGCGCTGGAACATGCGGCACTGTTCAGCATCGGCGCGGTCGCCTATCTCGGTTACGCGATGCTGGTGAGCTGGGTCACCGAGCGCCGCACCCGGCAGCAGGTGCTGGCCGAATCGCTGTACGAGCTGGCGGGCTACCTCGAAATCAAGGCCGGCTTCTACGACGCCGGCAATGACTTCGAGGCGCAGTTCAACCAGCTGGTGCGCCAGCAGATCGTGGTGGCCGAGCGCCAGCAGGCCGCGCGCGACCTGGTGCTGCGCGGCAACCGCACCCCGCACGATGGGCTGCTGGTGCAGGTGCACCTGCGCATGCTCGACCTGTACGAGTACATCCTGTCGACCAACACCGACTATCCGATGCTGCGCCAGACCTTCGCCGGCACGCCGGTGCTGGACCACCTGCGCGGGCTGGTGATGCAGATGTGCAAGGACGTGGAAGAGATCGCCTACGAAGTCACGCGCGGGCGTGGCTCGTACGCCACGGTGGAATACCGCCCGGGACTGCGCGCGGTCGAGGCCGAGATCGCGCAGTTGCGCCACCACCATATCAACCCGGCGGCGATGACGGCGCTGGTCGAGACGCTCGACATGATGCGCGGCGCGATCACGCTGATCGGCCAGCTGCACGAGGCCTCGCGCACCCCGGTGGAACCGGCCAAGGTGCTGCCCGGCTCGGACATGACACCGTTCCTGACGCGCCAGAAGTACGAGCTGAGCGTGCTGCGCGACAACCTGAAGTGGAGCTCGCCGGCATTCCGCTTTGCGCTGCGGGTGTCGATGGCGGTGGCGCTGGGACTGTGGATCGCCGAACGCCTGCCTTACGTGTCGCACAGCTACTGGATCCTGCTGACCATCATCGTCATCCTGAAGCCCAACTTCAGCATGACCAAGCAGCGCTACAACGACCGCGTGATCGGCACGCTGATCGGCTGCGTGGTGTCCGTCGCGATCCTGAAGGTGGTGCACCAGCCGCTGATCCTGTTGGGCGTGCTGTTCCTGTCGCTGGTGGCCAGCGCCGCCTTCGTCACCATCAAGTACCGCTACACCGCCATCGCCGCCTGCATCCAGGTGCTGATCCAGATCCACCTGCTGATGCCGGGGAGCCCCACCGTGGCGGGCGAGCGGCTGGTGGATACGGTGATCGGCGGCATCATCGCGTCGCTGTTCAGCTTTGTGCTGCCGAGCTGGGAGTACCGCGCCATCCCCAAGCTGGTGGAGGCCGTGCTGCAGGCCAACCGCCGCTATATCGCCGCGACGCGCGACCTGCTGCTGCGCCGGGCCAAGGATGACTTTGCCTACCGCGTGCAGCGCAAGCAGTTCATGGACAACCTGTCGGCGCTGATCTCGTCGTTCCAGCGCATGCTGGACGAGCCCAAGAGCCGGCACCGCGCGGTGGACAACCTGAACCGCTTCATCGTGCAGAACTACCTGGTCGCCGCGCACGTAGCCGCGGCGCGCATCCAGGTGCGCCAGCACTACGATGAGCTCGATATCCCGGCCGCCGAGGCCGCGATCGAACAGGCCACCGAGGCCGCCAGCCACAGCCTGCAGGTGGCCAGCGAGCGGCTGCACGCCGACGAGCGCGGCGGCGGCCGCGGTGCCGGCTTCATACGACGGGAAACCGTGGCGGCGGATGCCGGCAAGCCGGTTGCGGCTGGTGCCGAAGCGGCGGCCCAGGCGGCGGTTCAGGCGGCTCCTGAACAAGTCGTCGAAACCGTCACGCCCGAAGCGGCCGAAGTGGCCGAAGCCGCGGAAGACGCCGCCGCGGAACGCCGCGCCCGCCTGGCGGATTCCGCCGACAAGCGCCGCACCGACACCCTGGTGCAGGCCGCCGCGGCGGGCGAGTCGAGCGAACAGGCCGGGGCGACATCGAGCTCCACCGGCCGCCCCGCCAACGCGGTGCTGGAGCGCCGGCTGCGCGCGTTGCGCGAGGACGCGGCCAAGATTGCGCTGCGCACGGGCGCGATCGGGCGGGCGATGCGGGCGCGGTCGTAG